A single region of the Cyanobacteria bacterium FACHB-DQ100 genome encodes:
- the ftsY gene encoding signal recognition particle-docking protein FtsY yields MTFNWFNRFNKKDEQNQPEPTPAAETPNLPGSEAIEETSAEPADEQPSEEDIRIANARAIVEAFRRKQQEEAQQAEAPVAETDAINEETAELEEPEVTESAEEESTETAEPVGSVEAVSDISTSPEVVEPGASTEVPAAAPEAVESVTDQPDEAETAPQPALPFWAQAEADRQARLERLRATAIEEEPESVEPVAEALVPELPVFTIDEGFMWSADVLAAMGRRAEDVSIEEITWLKRLRQGLDKTRRSLVNQLKAIVGQGPLNQDAVYEIESLLLQADAGVEATDKIIEALQTKLRQETLPPDQAIAYLKQILRDLLDQPLQGSHSAFFAPEKDVLNIWLMTGVNGAGKTTTIGKLAHIATKSGYKCLIGAADTFRAAAVEQVKVWGQRSNVEVIANPGQNTDPAAVVFDAITAAQSRGTELLLIDTAGRLQNKKNLMDELSKVRRIIDKKAANAKVESLLVLDATLGQNGLKQAEVFAQAAQLSGVVLTKLDGTAKGGIALAVVEQLGLPIRFIGAGEGIEDLRPFSSYEFVEALISG; encoded by the coding sequence ATGACGTTTAATTGGTTCAATCGGTTTAACAAAAAAGACGAGCAAAATCAGCCCGAACCCACTCCGGCGGCTGAAACACCGAACCTTCCAGGAAGCGAAGCTATCGAGGAAACGTCTGCTGAACCTGCGGACGAGCAACCCTCCGAGGAAGACATCCGGATCGCCAATGCACGAGCGATCGTCGAAGCGTTTCGCCGCAAACAGCAAGAAGAAGCGCAGCAAGCCGAAGCCCCCGTTGCAGAAACCGACGCAATCAACGAAGAAACCGCAGAGCTTGAGGAGCCTGAAGTTACAGAATCGGCTGAGGAAGAATCGACCGAAACGGCTGAACCTGTGGGATCGGTTGAAGCAGTCTCAGACATTTCAACATCTCCAGAAGTCGTTGAACCTGGAGCATCGACCGAAGTTCCGGCAGCAGCTCCAGAAGCCGTTGAATCCGTGACCGACCAACCCGACGAAGCCGAAACTGCCCCCCAGCCGGCGCTACCGTTCTGGGCACAAGCCGAAGCCGATCGCCAAGCTCGACTCGAACGCCTCAGAGCCACCGCGATCGAAGAAGAACCCGAATCCGTCGAACCTGTTGCCGAAGCACTCGTCCCAGAGCTGCCAGTGTTTACGATCGACGAGGGCTTTATGTGGTCAGCGGATGTGCTTGCGGCGATGGGTCGTCGGGCAGAAGATGTCTCGATCGAAGAGATCACCTGGCTCAAACGCTTGCGTCAGGGACTCGATAAAACTCGTCGCAGCTTAGTCAATCAGCTAAAAGCGATCGTTGGTCAAGGGCCTCTAAATCAAGATGCCGTCTACGAAATTGAATCCTTGTTGCTACAAGCCGATGCAGGGGTTGAGGCAACTGACAAAATTATCGAAGCGCTGCAAACTAAGCTACGCCAAGAAACCTTACCGCCAGATCAAGCGATCGCATACTTGAAGCAAATCCTGCGAGACTTGCTGGATCAGCCCCTCCAAGGTTCCCATAGCGCCTTCTTCGCACCCGAAAAAGATGTCCTCAACATTTGGCTCATGACGGGTGTGAATGGTGCGGGGAAAACGACGACGATCGGCAAACTCGCCCACATCGCTACAAAGTCTGGCTACAAATGTCTCATCGGAGCGGCAGATACTTTTCGAGCGGCGGCAGTTGAGCAAGTCAAAGTTTGGGGACAGCGCAGCAACGTCGAGGTCATCGCCAATCCCGGACAAAATACTGATCCAGCAGCAGTGGTGTTCGATGCCATTACTGCAGCTCAATCTCGTGGCACAGAGCTGCTGTTAATTGACACCGCAGGGCGACTTCAGAACAAAAAGAACTTAATGGATGAACTCAGCAAAGTTCGCCGCATCATCGACAAAAAAGCCGCAAATGCTAAGGTCGAATCGCTGCTCGTTCTTGATGCCACTTTGGGACAAAATGGCTTGAAACAAGCAGAAGTCTTTGCACAAGCAGCACAACTCAGCGGAGTTGTGCTTACGAAGTTAGATGGAACCGCAAAAGGCGGAATTGCGCTGGCAGTGGTCGAGCAACTTGGACTGCCGATTCGCTTTATTGGAGCCGGAGAAGGCATCGAAGATTTACGTCCCTTTTCTAGCTACGAGTTTGTAGAAGCTTTGATTAGTGGATAG